In Campylobacter showae CSUNSWCD, one genomic interval encodes:
- the pglE gene encoding UDP-N-acetylbacillosamine transaminase, translating to MQRIFLSPPHMSGKEQEYINEVFKSNYIAPLGEYVNKFEASVANYAGAPDALALNSGTSAIHLALRVLGIGAGDVVLASTFTFMASVSPILYQGATPVFVDSDESWNLSPELLKKAIANSPKKPKALVVTHLYGQAAKMKEICEICEQENIAVVEDAAEALGGFYNGKALGTLGRLGAYSFNGNKIITTSGGGMLVGERDLVEKARFYSTQAREPFLHYEHKDYGYNYRLSNVLGAIGTAQMEVLEQRVIKKREIFEKYQKELPELEFMPEVANSRGNRWLTTALFKEKGAHLRVIEALAKENIESRPLWKPMHMQPVFEGALAFTDGTSEEMFERGICLPSGTATGDEEFARVVKIVKENL from the coding sequence TGAATAAATTTGAAGCAAGCGTGGCAAACTATGCGGGCGCGCCCGATGCGCTGGCGCTAAATTCCGGCACGTCGGCGATCCACTTGGCGCTAAGAGTGCTAGGCATCGGCGCGGGAGATGTGGTGCTAGCATCTACGTTTACCTTTATGGCGTCCGTTAGCCCGATACTTTATCAAGGCGCTACGCCTGTTTTCGTCGATAGCGACGAAAGCTGGAATCTAAGCCCCGAGCTCCTAAAAAAAGCGATCGCAAACTCGCCTAAAAAGCCAAAGGCGCTCGTCGTCACGCACCTTTACGGACAGGCTGCAAAGATGAAAGAGATCTGCGAGATATGCGAGCAGGAAAATATCGCCGTGGTCGAAGACGCGGCCGAGGCGCTGGGCGGCTTTTATAACGGCAAGGCGCTAGGTACTTTAGGGCGACTTGGCGCGTATAGTTTTAACGGTAATAAAATCATAACTACAAGCGGCGGCGGCATGCTCGTGGGCGAAAGAGATCTCGTGGAAAAGGCGAGATTTTACAGCACGCAAGCTAGGGAGCCGTTTTTGCACTACGAGCACAAAGATTACGGCTACAACTACCGCCTGAGCAACGTCCTGGGCGCGATCGGAACGGCACAGATGGAGGTGCTCGAGCAGCGCGTGATAAAAAAACGAGAAATTTTTGAAAAATATCAAAAAGAGCTTCCTGAGCTTGAGTTTATGCCAGAGGTCGCAAATTCTCGCGGCAACCGCTGGCTAACGACCGCGCTGTTTAAAGAAAAAGGCGCACATCTACGCGTGATAGAGGCGCTTGCTAAAGAAAACATAGAAAGCCGTCCGCTTTGGAAGCCGATGCATATGCAGCCGGTGTTTGAAGGGGCGCTAGCGTTTACGGACGGGACTAGCGAGGAGATGTTTGAGCGCGGTATCTGCCTGCCTAGCGGTACTGCGACGGGGGACGAGGAGTTTGCGCGAGTGGTAAAAATCGTAAAGGAAAATTTATAA